One stretch of Thermococcus sp. 21S9 DNA includes these proteins:
- a CDS encoding HAD-IIA family hydrolase yields the protein MIGIIFDMDGVIYRGNRPIDGSREVIEYLKEKGIPFVFLTNNSTKTPEAYQQKLLSMGIDVPAERIVTSGLATRLYMERHVKPGKVFVIGGKGLHEEMKRLGWGTVSLEECREGKWKEIAHVVVGLDPELTYEKLKYGTLAIRNGASFIGTNPDTTYPAEEGLYPGAGAIIASLKASTGREPIIIGKPNEPAYEIVREKLGPVDEIWMVGDRLDTDIAFAKRFGMKAIMVLTGVSTLEDVERSEVKPDLVLPSIKELLDYLRVVE from the coding sequence ATGATTGGAATCATATTCGACATGGACGGCGTCATCTACCGCGGAAACCGGCCGATAGATGGTTCGCGGGAGGTAATCGAATACCTGAAGGAAAAGGGTATCCCCTTCGTCTTCCTCACCAACAACTCAACGAAGACCCCTGAAGCATACCAACAAAAGCTCCTTTCGATGGGCATAGACGTCCCTGCGGAGAGGATAGTTACCTCGGGCCTTGCCACGAGGCTCTACATGGAGAGGCACGTTAAGCCGGGGAAGGTTTTCGTCATTGGCGGGAAAGGCCTTCACGAGGAGATGAAAAGGCTCGGCTGGGGAACGGTGAGCCTTGAGGAGTGCAGAGAAGGAAAATGGAAGGAAATCGCGCACGTCGTGGTTGGCCTCGACCCCGAGCTAACCTACGAGAAGCTCAAGTACGGGACGCTCGCAATAAGGAACGGGGCGAGCTTCATCGGAACGAACCCCGATACCACTTACCCTGCGGAGGAGGGCCTCTACCCCGGCGCGGGGGCGATAATAGCGTCGCTTAAAGCCTCAACCGGTCGGGAGCCCATAATAATCGGAAAGCCCAACGAACCGGCCTACGAGATAGTGAGGGAGAAACTCGGACCAGTTGATGAAATCTGGATGGTCGGCGACAGGCTCGATACGGACATAGCCTTCGCCAAGCGCTTCGGCATGAAGGCGATAATGGTCCTCACGGGGGTCAGCACGTTGGAGGACGTCGAGAGGAGCGAGGTTAAGCCCGACCTCGTTCTGCCGAGTATAAAGGAGCTCCTGGACTACCTGAGGGTTGTGGAATGA
- a CDS encoding TasA family protein, with protein MKTVKVKLQIIVVVVVLMVAISGVAKSYFTDTAVSKSNRVTTAEFDIAISKDGKRFYNELKLFELSNMLPGENRNVTFLVKNRGTVTMNRLTLTLNVRNYEVKMSPAEKAVDSTPERGELGKWLVLKTISVNGRTVPVNKTLDDLNGKMVSLPVKLKPGEKAEVRMTFELPAKAGNECQTDGIDVTLRLDASQ; from the coding sequence ATGAAGACAGTTAAGGTAAAACTTCAGATAATCGTTGTCGTAGTGGTACTAATGGTAGCAATCTCTGGAGTAGCCAAATCCTACTTCACGGACACGGCAGTCTCGAAGAGCAACAGGGTAACCACTGCCGAGTTCGACATTGCCATAAGCAAGGACGGAAAGCGCTTCTACAACGAGCTCAAGCTCTTTGAGCTAAGTAACATGCTCCCGGGGGAGAACAGGAACGTGACATTCCTCGTCAAGAACCGGGGCACTGTCACGATGAACAGGCTGACACTGACGCTAAACGTCCGAAACTACGAGGTGAAGATGTCTCCGGCAGAGAAAGCCGTTGACTCAACTCCCGAAAGAGGAGAACTTGGAAAATGGCTGGTTTTGAAAACAATCAGTGTAAACGGACGAACAGTCCCGGTGAACAAAACGCTCGACGACCTCAACGGGAAGATGGTATCCCTGCCGGTAAAGCTCAAGCCAGGGGAGAAGGCTGAAGTAAGGATGACCTTTGAACTCCCGGCCAAGGCGGGCAACGAGTGTCAGACCGATGGAATAGACGTGACGCTGAGGCTCGACGCGAGCCAGTGA
- a CDS encoding DUF1616 domain-containing protein, with the protein MREPRGIWRYWDLVTLICLSVLLDILIIIFPDSLARKALGLAFVLFFPGYAFITALFPERKELDNLERLALSFGLSIAIVPLIGLALNYTPWGIRLKPVLISMTAFNIVFTLAAIYRRKNAIEPWIPWVTLEDIKRELEWETASRLDKALTVILIIAIVTSVGVLTYVVTHPKPGEAFTEFYILGPNGKASDYPTDLFVGENATVIIGIVNHEHRNVTYYVQIWLVNLTWDNQTNTTIIHEMYPMPGWFNVTLPPVPVNIEGNWTPQFETNYTFSIDRPGRWQLWFLLFKDSQPRLPPEPQDGNYAETPARELILKAVNGTIQSLKLNIYVHE; encoded by the coding sequence TTGCGAGAGCCTCGAGGCATATGGAGGTACTGGGACCTTGTGACGCTGATATGCCTCTCAGTCCTTCTGGACATCCTTATAATAATCTTCCCAGACAGCCTCGCGAGGAAGGCCCTTGGTTTAGCGTTTGTGCTCTTTTTCCCGGGCTACGCGTTTATTACCGCCCTATTCCCAGAGAGAAAGGAGCTTGATAATCTTGAGAGGCTCGCCCTGAGCTTCGGACTCAGTATAGCGATAGTTCCACTCATCGGCTTGGCCCTGAACTACACCCCATGGGGGATAAGGCTGAAGCCAGTCCTAATCAGCATGACTGCATTTAATATAGTATTCACCCTTGCGGCAATTTACAGGAGGAAAAACGCAATTGAACCCTGGATTCCCTGGGTAACCCTGGAAGATATAAAACGGGAACTGGAGTGGGAGACTGCAAGTAGGCTCGATAAAGCCCTTACCGTGATTCTGATAATCGCAATTGTTACCTCTGTGGGGGTCTTGACCTATGTTGTGACCCATCCAAAGCCAGGAGAAGCTTTCACGGAGTTTTACATCCTCGGCCCAAACGGAAAGGCGAGTGACTACCCAACAGACCTCTTCGTCGGAGAAAATGCAACAGTGATAATTGGCATCGTCAACCATGAACACAGAAACGTGACATACTACGTCCAAATCTGGCTTGTGAACCTGACCTGGGACAACCAGACAAACACGACGATAATCCACGAGATGTATCCAATGCCAGGGTGGTTTAACGTAACTCTCCCACCTGTCCCCGTCAACATCGAAGGCAACTGGACACCCCAGTTCGAGACCAACTACACATTCAGCATAGACCGACCCGGCAGGTGGCAACTGTGGTTTCTATTGTTCAAAGACAGCCAACCAAGACTTCCCCCTGAACCCCAAGATGGAAACTACGCTGAGACCCCCGCAAGAGAGCTCATTTTGAAGGCTGTCAACGGAACAATTCAGAGTCTCAAGCTGAATATCTATGTCCATGAGTGA
- a CDS encoding DUF4350 domain-containing protein, which translates to MRRVAYALLLIVGVALIVMPLSVPKFKSDAPYSVLNTGPDGTSRFGVLLYHSGKVVPVLFPYSSFSEENATLIMIEPDVSLGASELEVLRSFIENGGTLLLATDSDVGNFILRELGLKQRVSMEKALTITFLNGLPITREVSDSLARGVSFVALYKPSVIIGAQNPFLFTSNATMFMGSYGRFPIADEVPYGKGRIIIISDPEIFTNALFDDNEPFLRNLIAGLPKTFYIDEAHHRDLNPYSSGTIVIQRAVNKKLVFYYVLFVALVVFFVESGLAFRVLTWGLSLVFSILKNLFRTEEEALENVLRKLESKGYDRDKLKRLIEEIETGSKLGGAHGR; encoded by the coding sequence GTGAGAAGGGTAGCGTATGCATTGCTCCTCATAGTTGGGGTTGCCCTCATAGTCATGCCCTTGAGCGTTCCCAAGTTTAAGAGTGATGCCCCATACAGCGTTCTAAACACCGGGCCAGATGGAACTTCGAGGTTTGGAGTGCTCTTGTACCACTCTGGCAAGGTTGTTCCTGTGCTCTTTCCTTACTCCTCGTTCTCAGAGGAGAACGCGACGCTCATAATGATAGAGCCCGATGTTTCACTTGGAGCAAGTGAACTTGAAGTGCTTCGTTCGTTCATTGAAAATGGGGGCACGTTGCTACTCGCCACGGACTCTGACGTGGGAAACTTCATACTTCGGGAGCTGGGTTTAAAGCAGAGGGTCTCTATGGAGAAAGCGCTCACGATAACGTTCCTTAACGGTCTCCCCATTACGCGAGAAGTTTCGGATTCCTTGGCAAGGGGTGTTTCTTTTGTGGCTCTTTACAAACCCTCAGTTATTATTGGGGCTCAGAATCCATTCCTGTTTACTAGCAACGCGACGATGTTCATGGGTTCCTACGGCCGGTTCCCCATCGCCGATGAGGTACCCTATGGCAAAGGGCGGATAATTATAATCTCGGACCCCGAGATTTTCACAAATGCACTCTTTGACGATAACGAGCCATTTCTCAGGAACCTTATTGCAGGGCTTCCTAAGACGTTCTACATAGACGAGGCTCATCATCGTGACCTGAACCCGTACTCCTCAGGGACAATAGTTATACAGAGGGCTGTTAATAAGAAGTTAGTGTTTTACTATGTTCTGTTCGTCGCGCTTGTTGTGTTCTTTGTTGAATCTGGCCTTGCGTTCCGTGTTCTCACATGGGGTCTCTCCTTAGTTTTTTCAATCCTTAAGAACCTCTTCAGGACAGAGGAAGAGGCCCTTGAAAATGTCCTCAGAAAGCTCGAATCTAAGGGATACGACAGGGATAAGTTAAAAAGACTGATTGAGGAAATCGAAACCGGCTCAAAACTGGGTGGTGCTCATGGACGGTAA
- a CDS encoding MoxR family ATPase — protein sequence MDGKTFITNLKRELSKAVVGKGDVIELLAIALLTEGHVLLEGIPGVAKTTVAKAFASATGLTFSRIQFTPDLLPADILGVRYYDQKVKDWVVKMGPIFANVVLADEINRAQPKTQSALLEAMQERQVTIEGETHLLPRPFLVIATMNPLEQEGVYPLPEAQIDRFMLKVEMGYPSREEELALLRRKSTNDFGNVQPVVDRNEMFKLMEEVQEVTVSDEVIEYIYALISATRSDERLLFGASPRAGEHLLYAAKAKAFLDGRDYVIPDDVKKMTLPVLAHRLVLRVDYELEGIKPKDVLLDIIKRTPVPV from the coding sequence ATGGACGGTAAAACCTTCATCACTAATCTTAAACGGGAGCTCTCAAAGGCAGTGGTTGGCAAGGGGGATGTTATAGAACTCCTTGCAATTGCTTTGTTAACAGAGGGACATGTGCTCCTTGAAGGAATTCCTGGCGTCGCGAAGACGACTGTTGCCAAAGCCTTTGCTTCTGCTACTGGTCTTACATTCTCAAGGATACAGTTTACCCCTGACCTTCTGCCCGCCGATATACTCGGTGTCCGCTACTACGACCAGAAGGTCAAAGATTGGGTTGTTAAAATGGGACCGATATTTGCAAACGTCGTTCTTGCCGATGAGATAAACCGTGCTCAGCCGAAAACCCAGTCGGCTCTGCTTGAGGCAATGCAGGAGAGGCAGGTTACCATAGAGGGAGAAACGCATCTTCTTCCCCGTCCTTTCCTCGTGATAGCGACTATGAATCCTCTTGAGCAGGAGGGTGTTTACCCCCTTCCCGAGGCTCAGATTGACAGGTTCATGCTCAAGGTCGAAATGGGTTACCCGAGCAGGGAGGAGGAACTTGCGCTCTTGAGGAGAAAGAGTACCAACGACTTTGGTAATGTTCAGCCTGTAGTTGATAGGAATGAAATGTTTAAGCTTATGGAAGAAGTACAGGAAGTTACTGTTAGTGATGAGGTTATTGAGTATATCTACGCTCTTATTTCTGCCACTAGGAGTGATGAGCGTCTGCTTTTCGGCGCCTCTCCTAGGGCTGGAGAGCATCTTCTCTATGCTGCCAAAGCGAAGGCCTTTCTCGATGGTAGGGATTATGTTATCCCCGATGATGTGAAGAAAATGACACTCCCTGTTCTTGCCCACAGGCTCGTTCTTAGAGTTGACTACGAACTCGAAGGTATCAAGCCTAAGGATGTCCTCTTAGATATCATTAAGAGAACACCAGTGCCGGTGTAG
- a CDS encoding DUF58 domain-containing protein has protein sequence MKREDFLVMTAFLLMLEGYLLGNVLPGFLGLVMLLYLLFLRSSTEFAVSTSVTFPEGPLEVGREYPLELNVKNFGSIVRLCPEVPARGLIVEFPESLLVKGEEKTLIGRMKVLEKGEVSIDRITLRIEEWHGLYFDELTLEGAKFQAYPSLEELKEEAKVDRNLRLAELYRAGRFFGLESLDFKDLREYQHGDDFRRIDWKASLRLGELIVREFLREDNVDVYIFLDNTREMRKGIRRAKIDYGSTLVLQLASVLLDNYNVGLVIYDEKSAKLLPARKGWTQLEAIRRSLGIKHERKVMSLRFEFSPNVGFRAREFLKKVFPMIKGRSGLSGIFEALSLIKGPAFIILITDLSNPRDVYRAVSEARKKHGVLILSPNPILFYSGTLDEKTLERLYKAYEERERLIKRFNALVPTIDLGPSDYLREISKVM, from the coding sequence ATGAAGAGGGAAGACTTCCTCGTGATGACGGCATTCCTCCTAATGCTTGAGGGCTATCTCTTGGGCAATGTCCTCCCGGGATTTCTCGGTCTAGTGATGTTACTCTACTTGCTCTTTCTCCGCTCCTCCACGGAGTTCGCCGTTAGTACCTCAGTAACTTTCCCTGAGGGTCCTCTTGAGGTGGGTAGAGAGTATCCTCTGGAACTTAATGTTAAGAACTTTGGTAGTATTGTTAGGCTTTGTCCGGAAGTTCCTGCGAGGGGATTAATCGTTGAGTTTCCTGAGTCTCTTCTCGTTAAGGGTGAGGAAAAAACCCTAATTGGCCGTATGAAGGTCCTTGAAAAGGGTGAGGTTTCTATAGATAGAATTACCCTTAGAATTGAGGAATGGCATGGACTCTACTTTGATGAGCTGACTCTCGAAGGGGCTAAGTTTCAAGCATACCCCTCATTGGAAGAGTTGAAAGAAGAGGCGAAAGTTGACAGAAACCTTCGTTTGGCTGAGCTTTATAGGGCCGGACGTTTTTTTGGCCTTGAGAGTTTGGACTTCAAAGATTTAAGAGAATATCAACACGGTGACGACTTTAGAAGGATAGACTGGAAGGCTAGTCTCCGGCTTGGTGAGCTTATAGTGAGAGAGTTCCTTAGGGAGGATAATGTTGATGTTTATATTTTTCTCGATAACACCCGCGAGATGCGGAAAGGTATAAGACGGGCAAAAATTGACTATGGTTCAACTCTCGTTCTCCAGCTGGCTTCTGTGCTTCTTGATAACTACAACGTTGGACTGGTTATCTATGATGAAAAAAGTGCTAAATTATTGCCCGCAAGAAAGGGCTGGACTCAACTCGAAGCCATCCGGAGAAGTCTTGGCATAAAGCACGAGAGGAAAGTCATGAGCCTTAGGTTCGAGTTCTCCCCCAACGTTGGTTTCAGAGCCAGGGAGTTCCTCAAAAAGGTATTTCCTATGATAAAGGGCAGAAGCGGTTTGTCTGGAATCTTTGAAGCTCTTTCCCTCATTAAAGGTCCGGCATTTATAATACTCATAACCGACCTTAGCAATCCAAGAGATGTTTATCGAGCTGTTTCAGAGGCTAGGAAAAAGCACGGGGTCCTAATACTCTCCCCAAATCCGATTCTGTTCTACTCCGGGACGCTCGACGAGAAAACCCTTGAGAGACTTTACAAAGCTTATGAAGAAAGGGAGAGACTTATAAAACGCTTCAATGCCCTCGTTCCCACAATTGACCTTGGCCCAAGCGATTACCTCAGGGAGATATCAAAGGTGATGTGA
- a CDS encoding glycosyltransferase family 2 protein, whose protein sequence is MTASPWKEVTNLKNDVLIVIPAYNEELTIGSIVLLSRKYGDVLVVDDGSSDRTSEIAKEAGAIVIRHERNMGKGQALRTAFEYALSRGYSIVITIDADGQHNPDEIPLLVEPIIKGEADIVIGSRYLNGSKKEIPLYRRVGLWVLNKTTKVASSVEVDSQSGFRALNKSALEKLDLRGDGYSIETDMIVKASDNGIRLREVPISVRYDVPKKHKKNPISHGLGVLASIVGLIGYKRPLLLFGTLSIISFIIAGILGYLALEPYYNGGRVYLTQAIGAGIFVIIGIQLFIAGLTLNVLAKMVGE, encoded by the coding sequence ATGACAGCGTCACCTTGGAAGGAGGTTACTAACCTCAAGAATGATGTGCTGATAGTAATCCCTGCATATAATGAGGAGTTGACTATAGGCTCAATTGTGCTTTTATCTCGTAAATATGGAGATGTTTTAGTTGTAGATGATGGTTCATCGGATAGAACTTCTGAGATAGCTAAAGAAGCTGGTGCAATCGTTATACGGCATGAGAGGAATATGGGTAAAGGCCAGGCACTTAGAACTGCCTTTGAATATGCTTTGAGTAGGGGTTATTCAATTGTTATAACAATTGATGCAGATGGTCAGCATAATCCGGATGAAATACCTTTACTAGTTGAGCCAATAATCAAAGGCGAGGCAGATATTGTGATTGGGTCTAGGTATTTAAACGGCAGTAAAAAAGAGATTCCTTTATATAGACGAGTCGGTCTTTGGGTTTTGAATAAAACCACCAAAGTTGCATCAAGCGTTGAAGTTGATTCTCAGAGTGGATTTCGGGCATTGAATAAGAGTGCTCTCGAAAAACTAGATCTACGTGGGGACGGTTATTCCATAGAAACTGATATGATAGTTAAAGCTAGCGATAATGGTATTAGATTGAGGGAAGTTCCTATAAGTGTTCGCTATGATGTTCCCAAAAAGCATAAAAAGAATCCAATTTCTCATGGACTCGGTGTTTTAGCTAGTATTGTAGGATTAATCGGGTATAAACGGCCACTACTGCTTTTTGGGACTTTAAGTATAATATCCTTTATTATAGCTGGGATTTTGGGGTACTTGGCGTTAGAACCCTATTACAATGGTGGACGTGTTTATCTAACCCAAGCAATTGGTGCAGGAATTTTTGTAATAATTGGGATACAATTGTTTATTGCAGGATTAACATTGAATGTGTTAGCGAAAATGGTGGGGGAGTGA
- a CDS encoding DUF1972 domain-containing protein translates to MRIALIGSRGIPGKYGGTETFVEEISTRLSSRGFTIYVTCESDKFHEDEYNGVIRVHVPSIQGKSTTIPSINDLLATLILLKYHSGDIDIMYYVAPDGALAAILARLAKKRLVINPDGIEWKRLIKRSLFVPPYLLPLYLSTMIYMFVMEYLSCKLPDIVIADSVGIKEYLKKYHNPRRIVYISYGARELIPSKYSWKDEVDILKRFSLEPNGYYLTVARIVAENNIHLEIEGFNMADSYKKLAIIGNFNINDAYTRYLFKLRGDNDNILFLDPIYDKDILGVLRKNCFAYIHAYEVGGTNPSLLEQMLFKRPILAYNVPFNKEVLRDGGIYFKNAEDLAKKMNLLEEGGYNLKRIRKSQIIRIRRQYNWEKIAREYAKVFNSIGR, encoded by the coding sequence ATGAGAATCGCTTTAATTGGTTCTAGGGGGATTCCTGGTAAATATGGGGGCACCGAAACTTTTGTTGAGGAAATTTCAACGAGGTTATCTAGTAGAGGATTTACAATATATGTTACCTGTGAATCCGATAAATTTCACGAAGACGAATACAATGGAGTCATCCGAGTTCATGTTCCATCTATTCAGGGAAAAAGTACAACTATTCCATCTATTAATGATCTACTTGCTACTCTCATCTTGTTAAAATATCATTCGGGTGATATTGATATTATGTATTATGTGGCCCCAGACGGAGCTCTTGCAGCGATTCTTGCTAGACTTGCAAAGAAAAGGCTTGTCATAAACCCTGATGGCATTGAATGGAAACGTTTGATAAAGCGAAGTTTGTTTGTCCCGCCATATTTACTACCTCTGTATTTGTCCACAATGATTTACATGTTCGTAATGGAATACCTATCATGTAAACTTCCTGATATTGTAATTGCAGACTCTGTAGGGATTAAAGAATACCTGAAAAAATATCACAATCCCCGGAGAATCGTATATATATCATATGGGGCAAGGGAACTAATCCCTTCTAAATATTCGTGGAAGGATGAGGTTGATATACTCAAAAGGTTTAGTCTTGAACCGAACGGTTACTATTTAACAGTTGCTCGTATTGTTGCTGAAAACAATATCCATTTAGAAATTGAGGGTTTTAATATGGCGGATTCATACAAAAAGTTGGCTATAATTGGGAATTTTAATATAAATGATGCTTATACTAGATATCTATTTAAGTTAAGAGGAGATAATGATAATATTTTGTTCCTTGATCCTATTTATGATAAAGATATTCTTGGGGTTTTAAGAAAGAACTGTTTTGCTTATATCCACGCATATGAGGTAGGTGGAACAAATCCTTCCCTCCTTGAGCAGATGTTGTTTAAAAGACCTATCCTTGCGTATAATGTTCCATTTAATAAGGAAGTCCTTCGTGATGGAGGAATTTATTTCAAAAACGCCGAGGACTTGGCAAAGAAAATGAACCTGCTTGAAGAGGGTGGTTATAACTTAAAACGCATAAGAAAAAGCCAGATTATCCGAATAAGAAGACAATACAATTGGGAAAAAATTGCAAGAGAGTATGCAAAGGTATTTAATAGCATTGGTAGGTGA
- a CDS encoding glycosyltransferase family 4 protein — MKAVRILLVNYMETTAPGGINRVVFETAKWLSKWGHKVVVFNPSYSEKIVEQVSLTNDSILIRGYPLRSTLYGLDVKNLKLIKRILSTFSPDIVHIHGYHSLFSHEVIHFIKFYSPKIPMIFSPHLDVSRSTFIGEYLWRFYNSLIGASTFRIVDHIISHSKFEAENITRLFGISKERISIIPHGVDNVSIKKPTRQKKRLYLVYSGYLIKRKRVDHILRTLHSLIYDFNIRDVYLIIIGEGPEKQALHKLAKTLNIQNNIIWYPFLRRELLIDIIKNADVLLLLSESEAYGITVAEALALGTPVIVSKKAALKEFLIEPGCFGVDYPPDPVEVASIILNITTTNIRVGPFSKRIRPWDQVVKDYENVYFSLLNSQWTYRVND, encoded by the coding sequence GTGAAAGCCGTGAGAATTCTTTTAGTAAACTATATGGAAACAACGGCGCCGGGAGGTATAAATAGGGTAGTATTTGAAACTGCTAAATGGCTTTCTAAATGGGGTCATAAAGTGGTTGTGTTTAATCCTTCTTATTCTGAAAAAATAGTTGAGCAGGTATCTTTAACTAATGATTCTATATTAATTAGAGGATATCCCCTTAGGAGCACTCTATATGGTCTTGATGTAAAAAATCTCAAATTAATAAAGAGAATATTATCAACTTTTAGTCCAGATATTGTCCATATTCATGGGTATCATAGTTTGTTTTCTCATGAAGTTATTCATTTTATCAAGTTTTACTCTCCAAAAATTCCAATGATATTTTCACCTCACCTTGATGTTTCTCGAAGTACTTTCATTGGTGAATATCTATGGCGATTTTACAATTCACTTATCGGTGCATCTACTTTTAGAATTGTAGATCATATAATTTCCCATTCTAAATTTGAGGCTGAAAATATTACTCGGTTATTTGGCATAAGTAAGGAAAGGATATCTATAATTCCCCATGGAGTTGACAATGTTAGTATAAAAAAACCGACTCGACAAAAAAAGCGATTGTACCTCGTTTACTCTGGATACTTGATAAAACGAAAAAGAGTTGACCACATTCTTAGAACTTTGCATAGTCTAATTTATGATTTCAACATAAGAGATGTCTATCTTATAATCATTGGGGAGGGCCCTGAAAAGCAAGCCCTCCATAAATTAGCAAAGACCTTAAATATTCAAAATAACATTATATGGTATCCTTTTTTACGTAGAGAATTATTAATTGACATCATTAAAAATGCTGATGTATTGTTACTTCTATCTGAATCAGAGGCTTATGGTATAACAGTGGCCGAGGCTTTAGCGTTAGGCACCCCTGTTATAGTTTCAAAAAAAGCAGCGCTTAAAGAGTTCCTAATTGAACCTGGCTGTTTTGGAGTGGATTACCCCCCGGATCCTGTAGAAGTTGCTAGTATCATATTGAATATTACTACTACTAATATCAGAGTGGGACCCTTTAGTAAGCGAATTAGACCATGGGATCAGGTTGTCAAAGACTATGAGAATGTCTATTTTTCTTTACTTAATAGTCAGTGGACATATCGAGTGAATGATTAA